Proteins encoded in a region of the Aliivibrio fischeri ATCC 7744 = JCM 18803 = DSM 507 genome:
- the tesA gene encoding multifunctional acyl-CoA thioesterase I/protease I/lysophospholipase L1 gives MRKLLTLTLILISSQFLAVKTAYSQTLLILGDSLSAGYNMPIEQSWPSLLPEQLNALGKPTTVINGSISGDTTGNGLDRLPNLLKQHKPNYVLIELGANDGLRGFPPQKINANLEEIFAQIKANNAQPLLMQIQVPPNYGKRYSQAFGSLYPKLSEKHAIPLLPFFLEQVIVKPEWMMKDGLHPKPEAQPWIAEFMAKELQPYL, from the coding sequence ATGCGTAAATTACTGACTCTTACTCTGATACTTATTAGCAGCCAATTTCTTGCTGTAAAAACCGCTTATAGCCAAACCTTACTGATTCTTGGTGACAGCTTAAGTGCGGGATATAACATGCCAATAGAACAAAGTTGGCCTTCATTATTACCAGAGCAACTTAATGCTTTAGGTAAGCCAACCACGGTTATAAATGGCAGTATTTCAGGTGATACAACAGGCAATGGATTAGATCGATTACCTAATCTATTAAAACAACATAAACCTAATTATGTACTTATTGAGTTAGGAGCCAATGATGGACTCCGTGGATTTCCACCACAAAAAATCAATGCCAATTTAGAAGAGATATTCGCTCAAATTAAGGCAAATAATGCACAACCATTATTGATGCAAATTCAAGTACCACCTAACTATGGAAAACGATACAGCCAAGCATTTGGATCACTTTACCCTAAATTAAGTGAAAAACACGCCATCCCCCTATTACCTTTTTTCTTAGAACAAGTAATCGTAAAGCCAGAATGGATGATGAAAGATGGATTACACCCAAAGCCTGAAGCTCAACCTTGGATAGCGGAGTTTATGGCAAAAGAGCTACAACCCTATTTATAA
- a CDS encoding DUF413 domain-containing protein: protein MRTLTKFYDDKNFKRGFSRSGFTIREALILETYGRTMQSLLNGTLAPESEAEIRFVEQIQHLPAETSEFAQCWLKYQNKINFKPRFHTLCGTQRSSDNSDDDDSGSADDDTE from the coding sequence ATGCGAACTCTTACTAAATTTTACGATGACAAAAACTTCAAACGAGGTTTTAGTCGCAGTGGTTTCACAATCCGCGAAGCGTTGATTTTAGAAACCTATGGTCGAACAATGCAGTCTCTATTAAACGGTACGTTGGCTCCTGAATCAGAAGCAGAAATACGATTTGTTGAGCAAATACAGCATCTACCTGCTGAGACTTCAGAATTTGCGCAATGTTGGTTGAAGTATCAAAATAAAATTAACTTTAAGCCAAGATTTCATACATTATGTGGAACACAGCGTTCATCAGACAATTCAGATGATGACGATAGTGGCTCTGCTGATGATGATACAGAATAA
- the hdfR gene encoding HTH-type transcriptional regulator HdfR, which produces MDTDLLKTFLEVTKTRHFGRAAEHLFLTQSAVSFRVRQLESQLGNPLFTRQRHNVQLTAAGERLLPYAEAILQTWGRAKQDVALTEDYNSQITIGASALIWEFDGISDWINGIYDTISGLALRLESIPRQELAKALLEKSVDLFITSEPPKIDGIRVFKIRDYQLQLVSSTPNSTMEAIQSMPLVYLDWGARFAIQHSKIAELQKTPILHTHSSKMALDYLMSHSSIGYLPAPVINQSVDNKELYVVEGAPIMEQELYLVWQEKSEKAELIEQITNIKPKMVTSSV; this is translated from the coding sequence TTGGATACTGATCTGCTTAAAACCTTCTTAGAAGTCACAAAAACGCGCCACTTTGGGCGTGCTGCAGAGCATTTATTTCTCACACAATCAGCCGTGAGTTTCCGTGTTCGACAGCTTGAATCACAGCTTGGAAACCCATTATTTACGCGCCAACGCCATAATGTACAGCTAACTGCTGCTGGTGAGCGCTTACTTCCTTATGCCGAAGCGATTTTACAAACATGGGGAAGAGCAAAACAAGACGTTGCACTGACTGAAGATTATAATTCGCAAATAACCATTGGTGCCAGTGCACTAATCTGGGAATTTGATGGAATATCAGATTGGATAAATGGGATCTATGACACAATCTCTGGTTTGGCATTACGCCTAGAATCCATACCTCGTCAAGAACTGGCAAAAGCACTATTAGAAAAGAGTGTGGACCTTTTTATTACCAGTGAACCACCCAAAATTGATGGTATTCGTGTATTTAAAATTCGTGATTATCAACTGCAACTCGTCTCTAGTACTCCAAACAGTACAATGGAAGCCATTCAATCTATGCCATTAGTGTATTTAGATTGGGGAGCTCGATTTGCGATTCAGCATAGTAAAATTGCTGAACTGCAAAAAACACCCATTTTGCATACCCATTCATCAAAAATGGCGCTTGATTATTTAATGTCACATTCAAGTATTGGTTACTTGCCTGCCCCAGTTATTAACCAAAGCGTTGATAATAAAGAACTGTATGTTGTGGAAGGCGCGCCAATTATGGAGCAAGAGCTGTACTTAGTGTGGCAAGAAAAAAGCGAAAAAGCAGAGCTTATTGAGCAAATTACCAACATAAAACCGAAAATGGTTACCTCTAGCGTTTAA